In Garra rufa chromosome 14, GarRuf1.0, whole genome shotgun sequence, the genomic stretch TGTTGTAACTGAAATGGTTTCTCTTTATTTTagaaattgctaataaatttcacaaacaattgCAAAGAAATAGCAAGTAAGCAAGTTGTGtgggtttttatctcacattgCTTTTTCTCGTGACTTTTCATCTTCATAGCATGAGGGCTTATTCTTTGGTAATATTTTTCACAAAGACTGTTCTTACTGAACATTTATAGCCTATTAATGTTCTAATTAACTGAGACAGACCTCCAATGCAGAGGCACCAAATTTTACTCTTTTTTGATACAGCTTTTGTTTCCCGTCTATTACTCTGAAATTCCTTAGACTTTTCAGCGCACTGTCATTAGAACCTTTCTTACCTCAGAAGCTGTGAACTGTCAGGTAATAAGTTCTGCAGCACACTGGACACTCAGCTGGCACACAGTCTGCATCCTATCAGTGACAGGTGGATATCTTTGGAGATGTTTGGCCCTACAAAGGGCTGGTTCAGGCAGTCCAGATAGGCCCCATGACCCCCTTGGTAAAACAACGGGTTCATTCTTTGCTCCGCTGCTGACCTCATTGTCTCTTTGTGGAGTGAAAATCCAGAGTTGCATTCTACTCAGTGGCCAAACAGCTGCTGGTGTGTAACATCTCTGCTGGGATGGAGGTGAGTGGATGAGAGAGAGTCCGAGCAGCTGCCGCCAGGAAACCCCTggatctaaacaaacaaaacatggtGAGTTTTTCCCATCATGCTCAAATATCATATCTAATAATATGCTTCTTTTTTAGCAGTATGTGCTATATTTGGTTAGATCAAGACAATGTATGCATTTCAGTATATATGAGTATTTGATGCTAGAATTATTCTATTTGCAGGTgagacttttttttaacaataacctTTTGTGCTTTAAGAATTCTTCATTTACATTGAAATGAGTATTGCTTTATCGTTAtgaaacatatgtgaccctggaccacaaaaccagtcataaggttaaattttacaaaactgagatgtatacatcatttgaaagctcaataaataagctttctgttgatgtatggtttgttaggataggacaatatttggccaagatacatttatttgaaaattaggaatctgagggtgcaaaaaaaatctaaacactgagaaaatcacctttaaagttgtccaaattaggttcttaacaatgcatattactaatcaaaaattacattttgatatgtttacagtagaaattttacaaaaaatcttcatagacatgatctttacttaatttcctaatgatttttggcataaaagaaaaatcaaaaattttgacccaaacaatgtatttttggctattgctacaaatataccccagcgacttaagactggttttgtggtacagggtcacatacatTCTATTGATGGCAGGATAATTTCAACCTACAACCTCCTACAATTTGACACAAATTGCCTGTCCATaatttgcattgcattttaaTTGTATTGTGTTTGCTAAATGTTGACAGGAACACTATTTTGAACACAAGTTCTGAAGTCAATATTGGTCAATTTACTGACATCAGAACAGTACACCATCTCTTTTATCATGCTTTTTGTCATGGATATGACACTGGGATTGATCATATCAGTGGTTACATTACAGAGTCTCAGTAGGGATGCTGTGGCAGTGATTGAGAATCCAGTGGTGGTCAGACAGTCTTTCCATCCAGAGCATCTGCAGGTGGACAGGATTGAGACGGGCCAGAATGATCCCACCTGGATCAGAGAGCTACAGTTTCTCCATCCAGGCAAGTCTGTTATTAACACACACCTGACATCTGTTCCATTTGCAAAagtcattataaataaataaacacactgTGGATTATATTTCAGTATTCTTCTTCTTTATAAGTCTTACCTAAACAACTGAATGGTTGTCAGTCAGTGTTGTTATGCTTTTTGGAAGTTtgttgaactgttattatttcatACAGTGCCTAGCAAAGTGTCGGCCCATAAACTGGTGAGAGTGTTTGCAGCTCTGTGTGTACTGTGTCTGCTGGGAGGTGTTGTCATTGGAGTTTGGTTCATAGGTAATAAGTTAAATCATTGAAAAGCTTTGGTTAATAAGCAACCTGGGTGTTGACTTGTATGAGGCCTTATGACAAgagtcggcatgtttacatcattTATAAattctttcagtagctgtggtctactaaaagcctcaaagttCATCTTCCCATTCTTGAATCCCTTTCTTATAACAAGGAAAGCAGTTAAAGCCTGCATTGCTTCTTTTATTGTTGTTATCTGTTGCTAattttactgcaacacaattcGATTTAcgccactttaaaaaaaatacagatagaATGCCACttttgtggcttttggttgtaattttgtAGTCAAAGGGAAACAAGAGAAgcgaaaagaatgggaagatgcctgtgggcaaataaaacttcctaaagacctgcatctGTGTTCTCTCCattttagccctgatgcctttgaggcttttagactacagctactgaaagagcttacaaacgatgtaaacatgccgactcTTGTCAGAACGCCGCAGCCGCTTTAGGAGTTTCTTAGTGTGGATTTGACTCGATATCTGGGTGCGTTGAAACTCTTTGAGGGAAAAAACTctggtttaagcctacacttacaTCCATTgctacctgtaagctctttcagctgtggtcatcgtatcagtgttttattttcagagttgtgttgtggtaaaaatagcgtAGCTAAGtaccagtagctcactgagtacAGCCGTTGTACATAATCAAAATAAAGGTGccccatagtctaaaatatgtatgtataacgatgtggatttttatataccgtaaatctttcatgggttttgtactacacatttcagtaagaagcattatttacattacatacaagtcttaatacccaggttTCCCTTTAAATTTTTGCACTTAGAGTGcccaaatgttgttgttttttctctgTCTCTATCTCTGTCCAGTAAAACTTCTTTTAAAGCCAAACTCATCTCATAGCCCTGCGAGTCTAGGAGACACCAAAGACACATCCTTCTGTAATGTAACCGAGGACATCTCTGTGAAAGACTCTAGAAAAGGTATTTGTCCCTTTATCTGTGAAAACAACAGAGACCGAGCAGATAAACAGCACAGTGGACATTCATCCAAACTCACTGACATTAAACAAAGTGACATAAACACTGACCGGCGGAAGTTGTAACAAACACATTAACAACagaatatatttgaaatatatccTCGAAACAAATTCAGTTAAAATATCAAATAACCACAGTCCAGTCCACTGTGCTACAGCATGTTGTTTTAGGAGAGATTTTGACTGAAAGGGGCTCAGTGTTTTACAGGATCAGTGCTGAGAACTCTCTTCTGGAGATCCAGCTGGAGAAGCTGCAGACGTGGCTGCCCGTATGTTACGAGAGGTGGAACTCTTCTCTGGGAACGCTTGTATGTCGACAGCTAGGCTATCTGAGGTGAGCATGCTGACAGctgaatcacacacacacacttgcagcTCTCAGCACCTTTCACTTGACTACCAGCTGTGGCTGTTTTCTATAGGTCAACCATTCATAGTGTGACAGCAGTGTTGAAATGTACTTTGAAGTCACGTTCACTTCTAATTCAAAACGCTGACGTGTGCAGCATACAGACACTTCAAggaaaattaaagggatagttcacccaactcTCCTGTATGGTTTCTACTGtggagatattttgaagaataataACACTTTTTccataaaattaaagtaaaaagtgCAGTCAGTCTCCAAAAATGATGACAAAAACAGTGAAAGTGTTGTAAAGTAGTGCATGAGGGTAATTGTTCATGCTGttagtgttttaaaaatgtaagtttagtcagcatgaaatgttaagttgtactacatgaaaaagtggaaatttgagttgagtaaacttaaaaatttaaggcagcacaaacactttttaagttgaaactactCATTTTTGAAGGATATGAGAATGAGAATGATGTTGAAACtgtcatttttagatgaactattttaataattaagttttgaGAGTAGAACGTTTTTTCAAATAATATCTCGTTTCAGATTATCAAAGCACAAAGGCGTAAATCTGACTGACATTGGGCCGAACTACACAGATGGATTCGTCCAAATCACCTCAGAACACCAAAGCAATTTGGAGAGTTTATGGCGTTTCAGGTATTCAAGAAAATACAAATCATTTTAGTTGCCATAAGCTACCAGAACTACATGTTTCACGTGTTTTATTTCACAGGGTAAGCTGTAGTACAGGAAAGGTTATAGCACTGAAATGTTTTGGTGAGTCTGAACTTAATACGTAAGCCTAAAATAATACATGTTATCCACTTACGCTGTCTGTTTGAGACTAAACACACGTTGTTTGCTTTATTGTAGAGTGCGGGACCAGAGCAAAGCTACCTAGGATTGTTGGAGGAGTGGAAGCCACTCTTGGCAGATGGCCCTGGCAAGTGAGTCTTTATTACAGTAACCGCCACATCTGTGGAGGATCCATCATCACCAACCAATGGATAGTTACAGCTGCTCACTGTGTCCACAAGTAAGATTCTACTTCTACAAAAACTATGACTTAATTAGTTGAATGAATCTCACAAAACATGCCAAAAACCTAAGAGGAAAAGtggaaaatttgctgaaaatgtactcacccttaggTAATCCAAGATCTAAATGAATTCCTTATCAGAACAGATtcggagaaatttagcattacgtcacttgctcaccaatgaattttcagtgaatgggtgccatcacaatgataatccaaacagctgataaaaaacatcacaataatccatcaattaatgtcttgtgaagtaaagagctccattattattattatgcccCTTTATACAAGATGCAGAAGTCTCAGAACGTGTTCATGAAGTTTTAGCTGAAAATACCCcttagatcatttattatatcattttgaaattgcctattttgagtgaaagcTGAAAATACACTGTTTTTGTGCATGCTGCTGCTCCCCACcaccttttccagaatagggctgtgcctttacagctggTGTCTCAGATACTCTCAAAAACATCTTTTTGGTTATCATATatggttttctgagcacacacataCAAAGCGTGCACACATGTCACATGGTATTTGAGTACTAaaataagttctctttcatgtcttattgtgcttaaactgtcaaatatacacaagtttatgttaaaaacacacgagttacaaaaacagttggttatgtctgtgaaggtaaacagctgggaaataaTTTGCATGTTTATTAAATTTGATCtttgtggcagcagtgtaatatacagtaaataaatcaataaatccactgctctcttgtttcCTCTGAGGCTAGGAATCAAAatagcagggttgccaggttttcacaacaaaaccgcCTAATTGCTACTCAAAATTAGCCCAATTGTGTATTAGAGGGGGTCCCTGAGTAAAAGTTGTGctccagggggtaaaatacatggTTTTTGGCAGGGTttccctggtaaaatttgcattcaaggagctaaaaatcatgcttttcactttacaaggcATTAATGGATGGaatggagttgtgtggattacttgtggattattgtgatgtttttatctgctgtttggatccattggtgaggaaGCTAATGCTAAATTTCCCCAAAATGGTTCCACTTAAGAATAAGCTACATCTACATtgtggatggcctgagggtgagtatattttcaacaaatgtttatatttttgggtgaactatttctttaacccTAAAAGGTCATGTTTTTGTTAGACCCACTGCAACTGTGTAGTTGTTAACAATAGTGTTGGAATGTGGGGTGATGAAAACAAAGGGTTCAGCATTGAATAGATGACAGGCACTGCAACATAATACATAATGCCACTAGAGTTTCCAACAGTTACACACTGGGCTTTGTAAACAAATGTATTATAAGTGTGTATATCATTTGATTTTCTCTATATTGAAGCTACAGGCTACCTCAAGTGTCCAGTTGGGTGGTATACGCTGGTATTGTAACCAGCAACTCAGCTAAACTGGCTCAATACCAAGGCTTAGCTGTGGAGAGGATCATCTACAACAAGAATTACAACCACAGGACTCACGACAATGATATTGCTTTGGTGAAATTAAGAGCTTCTTTGAATTTCTCAGGTGACTAATATTCAGTAAATGTGTCATGGCATGCCTTGACTTGCAAATATCTAGTTCTTTAAGCTTTAATGATTCTTTGCTCATCCAGAAACCATCAGACCTGTGTGTCTACCTCAGTATGACCATGATCTACCAGGAGGAACCCAATGCTGGATCTCTGGTTGGGGATATACACAGCCAGATGATGGTACTGATTTTCCATAAATACATGTTTAAATGCATGTATGTTACAGTTATTTTATGATTTAAGaatattaaaagctgttataAGACATTGTactttatgtaaatgtaaattatcCATTTCTTTTTTTAAGTTCATATACCAGAGGTTCTCAAAGAGGCACCTGTACCTTTAATAAGCACGAAGAAATGCAATAGTTCTTGCATGTACAATGGAGAGATCACCCCTCGAATGCTCTGTGCAGGATATACGGAAGGAAAAGTAGATGCATGTCAAGTGAGCTCCATGCTactcaaaatgtttttcaaaaatatatGAGATTCATATAATACATTTGTGAGAAGATGTAGTGATGACTCTACATTTTCTTAGGGGGACAGTGGGGGTCCTTTGGTTTGCCAGGATGAAAGCGTCTGGAGGCTTGTTGGTGTTGTTAGCTGGGGAACAGGCTGTGCTGAACCAAACCATCCAGGAGTTTATACCAAAGTGGCTGAGTTTTTAGGGTGGATATATGAGATTATAGAGGTAAGTAAATGAAGAGACAGACCATAACCCTTGAAATATAAACTTAAGCTGTTAATTGATATACTGTGTGCTCTCATTCTGTGCTTTACATCTTGTTTTCTGTCCTAGAGCTACTAAAGACTCATATTTGAAAGTAGAAGAGAAGAACATCCTtttatccatttttttttaaattgtggccttttttatttattatatgttattatataaAGCCTCAGCATTTACACAGAACCGTAATGATTACGTTTTGATGTTTGTACATTACATGTGTACTGTATAAGAAAATTGTgggtttaaaataaatgtttaacatTTACAACAGAGGAAAATTAGctgttatgtttatttttattcaaatttgcTCTGACACTCAATCCTAATAATGAAAACAAGCTTTAGCTGTGTTAAATCAtgtgttgtttttattgttattgtacTTTTGCACAGTTCGAtattgttgtttgtttttgtgactgtCTGGAAAGCCTATTCAAGTGTATTTCAGAAACGTTAATTTAGTTCTAACACCGATTTCATCAAGAAAGTTTGATACCTATTTGTAACCCTGGAATTcaaaacagtcataagtagcaaaggtatgctatatttgtagcaatggccaacaatGGTAGCCATgcatcaaaatgattgatttttgttttatgccaaaaatcattacaatattaagtaaagatcatgttccatttagatattttgtaaatttcctaccataaatatgttaaaacttaatttttgattagtaatatgaattgctaaaaacttaatttggacaagtttaaaggcgattctctctctctctctctctctctctctcgaccctcagattccatattttcaaatagttgtatctcggccaaatattgtccttccctaacaaacaaaaatggttttgtggtccaggagtCAAGACCACATTTCACCATCTGGAACGGCAGCGTCTGCTGCAATCACGTTTAATCTGTTACTTTTCTCAGCGCTGGTAAGACTGGTCTAATCATAGTCGCTTGTGATTACGCGATGCGATTttaatcactttttattaatttgtagctAGGAATCATTAGACGAATCACCAACCAACTGTACGTCTTTAGAGTTTATAAACGTCTTCAGTAAGAAAACGTTATTTAATTCGGAGGATCCCTTGCAACACTGAatggaaacagttattttgagtAAACAACGCCATCTATCGAAAGTCCACGAACAGTGCTTGTGTTAGATTAGTTTCTATGGTAACCTTTGAATTTAGGAAGGAGGAAAAGCTTGCCATGTTACTCAGTGATCATTTATCTAGTTCCTTTACAAACTCAGATTTTTACAAAAACTGATTTTTTGCACTAATATACCACGCATTTGTTACTTAATATTGTTATAAACAGTTTTCTTATTAGTTTTAGCCTTCAGACAACGTGAAGTACTCTGGGAAGGATAACTTATTTAACTAGCATTTCGTTTAGTTGTTGCAGTAGTTCGGTACATTCTGAGCATGGAAATCCCTGGTTATGATAACAAGGCAGCTCTGCAGCAGGTGAATCAGTTTTGGTCGATGTTAGATGACATGTCTCAGAATAATCCGGAGGAGTAC encodes the following:
- the tmprss5 gene encoding transmembrane protease serine 5; protein product: MVVSQCCYAFWKFVELLLFHTVPSKVSAHKLVRVFAALCVLCLLGGVVIGVWFIVKLLLKPNSSHSPASLGDTKDTSFCNVTEDISVKDSRKVFYRISAENSLLEIQLEKLQTWLPVCYERWNSSLGTLVCRQLGYLRLSKHKGVNLTDIGPNYTDGFVQITSEHQSNLESLWRFRVSCSTGKVIALKCFECGTRAKLPRIVGGVEATLGRWPWQVSLYYSNRHICGGSIITNQWIVTAAHCVHNYRLPQVSSWVVYAGIVTSNSAKLAQYQGLAVERIIYNKNYNHRTHDNDIALVKLRASLNFSETIRPVCLPQYDHDLPGGTQCWISGWGYTQPDDVHIPEVLKEAPVPLISTKKCNSSCMYNGEITPRMLCAGYTEGKVDACQGDSGGPLVCQDESVWRLVGVVSWGTGCAEPNHPGVYTKVAEFLGWIYEIIESY